The genomic region ACCAAGGATCCTTTCGTATAAAACTAGGTAACATAGCCTCACCAGCAAAAAGAAGCCACTGATCATGATAGGGAATAGCCGCTGCATCATCCCCCAAAAAAATCGATCCAGAAACCTTTTCAGCAGGTTGGTAAGCGGAGCGGATTTGAGACTTTTCCAAAACAGCTGGACTCTTAGACAAAGCAGTAGCTATCTGTTTAATATCCATTTTTTTGCGAGGTAATGATAGGATGGAATTCTTACCTAGAATATGAATTCCGCTGGCTGGTAATAATTAAGATCGGCCTCCATATATGCATGACGAATCCCTCGGAAGTCTACATTATCAATCGTCCGCCAATGAAAGCGCCGAAAAAATTTTTCGTTTTGGTGCTGAACCGTGGCAAAAAAGCGTTTGCAGCCAATGCGATTTGCCGTTGAAACAGCTTTATAAATCAGTCCAGCGCCCAACGCTCCAAGCCCTCGGTAATTGGGTTGGCAGTTCCTGATGGAAACTCCACTGCTAATACTGAGCAGTTTACGGTAGTCTTTGTGCACTGCTAAACGACTACCATACCAAATCCCAGGCTCTCGTTCATCTATCCGAACAACCCCTACAACTAAGTCCTCCATTCCAGCCAAAAGAGACTTACATACAATTGGTATCATCTTATCATCATATTCATCATGGTCTGACTCATGAAAAATCTCCTGCTCTTTACAAAAGACCTGCCGCCTGAGTGCCCAAAAGCCCTCTAAATCTTCATGGGTTTGTGCTATTTTGAAAATAAAATCAGGTGGAGCATATTTTTTCACAGTTTCAAAAAGCATGATTCTAACTCAGCAAAATTTATGCCATGGGTCAGTAGGCTCATGTTACCTAGCAAACTTGGGAATAAATATCTAAGAATAACGGTCGCCCCCATCGCCACAACAACACTTGGCTCCATAGCATGCTTCAGTAAATAATTGCCTGAATCCTATTTTAGCCCTCACTATGAAAGACCCTAGCCACAGTTGGACAAGTAAAAGCAATTACTCCAAAGGAAATCATTTTTAGTGCTGAGATCTATTTTAAATAGTTTCTTGCATAATAGCGGAATTGAAAAGCACTTTGTTTGCTTGCCAACAATTGGAAGGCATTAGCCCATCAGCATGAAAAAATTTAAATGACTAGATGAAGCTACAGAAGAAATGCTTACTACCAAAGCCTCAGTTCAAAGCTATACTAATGTTAATCAAAAACAATTACCTTCAATGAAACCAAGCAGAGCATCCTCTATACGGTGTATGTATCTTATAAGTAAAATAGGTGCTTGACTACCCACATAAATTTTGATGTTGTGCTTACTTTGTTGATAGTTAAACAAAAACGACGAAAGGATATAATATCATATGAAAACACTACTGATATCAAAATCAGACGAATCGATGTTTTGGAATTCACACTTTATTTGCCAGCTCAAACGGCGTGCAGCTAGCATTATAAGATTACTTAGCGTGCTAGTTTTTTTAAATGCAGCACATGCGGATACAGTTTCATTACTAAACCAAAAAGATTTCCCTGATGTAGGCAAAAGAGCAGTTGTGAGAACGGTGGTTATCTACTCAATGGAACATGGGCGATTTTTACAAATAGAGCCAGCTCCGGATCCCACTGATGCTTCGATGTATATCACTCTGGATTTAAATGATACTCAAATACCAGCTAGTCAAATAGATACGTACATGCTTTATAATTTTAAAGGACTTCCTCGAAATTATCACTTCAAATTTACCTTGGATCGACAAATTGATGAAAATGACAATGAAGTGGTCTACGGAGCCAAGGTCTCTCGGGTTTTCAAACCTACCTCACAGTTCTCCTTTGCTCCTGTAGTCCTAGTGGATGGAGAACTTGGTTGGTTGACAAGCTATGAAATCCCTTTTCCAAAGTTTGGCAAAACATTGTATAACCTAAAGTTTTATTCTGGATATGTGTCTATTCAAAACTATGAAGTACCATCTAATCCGAGTTATGAAGGTTACTTTTGGGCCACGAACGATTCAATTGCTATTGCTAATACTGAAAAAATTAATATAAGTCCTTTTGCTACAAAGGGTAGTGATACCAGGAATCATTTTAAGGTATTTATATTGGGCAAGACTAGGGGCCCTAGAGGCAAGACGGGCTTCTCGCGT from Verrucomicrobiota bacterium harbors:
- a CDS encoding MSMEG_0567/Sll0786 family nitrogen starvation N-acetyltransferase, producing the protein MLFETVKKYAPPDFIFKIAQTHEDLEGFWALRRQVFCKEQEIFHESDHDEYDDKMIPIVCKSLLAGMEDLVVGVVRIDEREPGIWYGSRLAVHKDYRKLLSISSGVSIRNCQPNYRGLGALGAGLIYKAVSTANRIGCKRFFATVQHQNEKFFRRFHWRTIDNVDFRGIRHAYMEADLNYYQPAEFIF